The nucleotide window gaacaggcgtgagccaccgtgcccggcctgttattttttttgagacagagtctcactctgatgcccagtctggagtgcagtggtgtgatctgggctcactgcaacctctgcctcttgggttcaagtgattctcatgcctcagcctcccgagtagctgggattacaggcgtacaccaccatgcccaactaattttttctatttttagtaaagacgggatttccctatgttggccaggctagtctcaaactcctgacctcaagtgatccgcccatctcagcctcccaaagtgctgggattacaggcatgagccatggggCCTGGCCTCTTCTCTAAGACAGAAACCTGGGCAGTGGCAGCCTTTCTAACCTCTAGCCCTAACTCTTGGACCCCTTTATCTACTTGCCATGAAGTAGGCATTTATAAAGGCAAATTAGATCAGACCACAGCCTTGCTGAGTTAGTCTTTCAATGGCTCCCAGGGTCCAACAAGCTCTCACGTTCAAGCTCCAGCATCACAGTCTTACCTATTCTAATATGTCACCCTTATCCTTCCCTCTTAGCCTTGCTCAATCCATTCCCTTTGCTTGGTACACTTTGTCGCCCTGTGGCCTTTGATCTCGGCTTAGGTGTCTTTCTTgggagaagccttccctgaccacccttgCCCCGTGCACTGCTGCCCTCCCCTAATAAATCCCTGGCTCCCCATGAGCAGGGCCCGGGTTGTCTTTGTTCTCTGGGCCTCTTGTGTCCCCTATCACGTGATAGGGGCCCAGAGATTATCTGAATGAATGCCCTGATTAGTGAGTGCATGTTTTGCAGAAGAGGAGGCTGACCCTGATGAGGTCAATGTGCTAAGGACAGAGATTACTGCCTTCCCAACTGAGGGGGTTGTGCGGAGTGGAATCCAACAAACCTGTCATTTCATCTCTCTGAAATTATGACAATACCACCACCTATCCTACAGGCTGCTGAACAGCATGCTGATGGACTGTCCAGACCTTGGTGTCATCCTAACTTGAAGCCTCAGCTCTACGTGCAGACTTGAAGCTTACTGCAAAGGCCATTAAGCTGGTGAGCTTATAGCCTGAGAACTCCCCTCTCTGTCACCAGCACAGGAGTGTCCTTGGAATGCCAAGCATGGGGTTGCGATATGGACAGATTTACTCACCACGAAGGGAAATGCGTGGAGCCATCAGGCGTGGATCCATTCTGACCACCCAGACCTGGAGGCAAAAAACATATCCAGAGCTGCAGCAGGCTAGGGTGGGAATCTGAGCAGGCATCAGCCCAGGTCAGGTTACAGACCACTGGTATTGTTTGGTGAAGTCTGGTGAGGGTCCTAAAGGACTAATGGTATTGGCAGGTGAGAGAACAGATACAATGTGATGGGTGGACTGGTGGGGATTCTGGCGTAAAATGGTATGGTGGCATGAGTCAGGGCACAACGTTAagttctcccatccaagtacccGGCTTAGCTTCCGAGGTCAGATGCGTTCAGGGTGGTAAGGCCGTGAACCAATGTTAAGTTCTGATGAGCCTCTTGCAGGATAGTGGGGAACCCAATGGTACAGTCAGGagagggtgggggcgggggcggccaGACCACGGAGGTTCGTAGGAAGCCTCACCTGGACGGTGATACAACCCGGTCACTGTATTCCCGTAGAAACCCCACGCCAGCTGGATGCCCAGGAGACTTAACACCaaccacagcagcagcagcttgaAGAGGGTCACGCGCATGTCCTGCGCCTCCCACTCCCGCAAGAACTCGCTGCCCAGCGCGCCCAGCGCGCCCAGTACCGTGGCCGGCAGAGCCTGCAAGGCCTGCCCAGACCAGGACTCCGCCATGACTGGCCCTCGCCCCACCCGGGGCACTGTCACCGTAGTCCCCACCACGCACGCGTGTGGTCTTCCGGGACCAGGCCCGTTAGTGCGCACGCGTAAATCCAGGCAGGGCGGGGCCTACTTCGCATGCGTGAAGAGTTGGCAGTTCGGGGAGGAGTATTAAAACCGCGCACGCGCACCTAACCCCACCCTACTTGCTTAAGGGATGAGTGACTCCGGGAGTACAAAATAGCAACCAGGTCTTTTATAGCCCCGGCATTCCCGTGATGCCCCACGCGGCTGCAATGATTGGTTAAGGGTTTTGCTTTTAGGGCGTGGACGGGCTCCTGAGCAATAGTGGATGAGCTGTGAGTGCGCGCGCGTGCGCGGGGCCGCGACCTGTGCCGGCTCGAGCCCGCTGGGCACTCGGGGGCGCGCACGTCGTTCCCCGCCCTCCCGCCACCGCCCGCCCTCGCTCTCTCGCGCTCCCCTCCCGCCGCCCGCGGTCCTCCGTCGGTTCTCTCGTTAGTCCACGGTCTGGTCTTCAGCTACCCGCCTTCGTCTCCGAGTTTGCGACTCGCGGACCGGCGTCCCCGGCGCGAAGAGGCTGGACTCGGATTCGTTGCCTGAGGTGAGCGGAAGGGTTCTCTCCAGGCGCCGCGGGGCCCCAGGCCCGCCCGCCCGGTACTCTTCCGGCCGGCAGGCCGCCGCCCCGCCGCGGCCGCGCCCCACCGGCTTCTCGTGGCCGAGGCGCCCCTGGCCGAGCCGCCCCTGGCCCCTGACCCTTGACCTGACTCCCAGCCCGGGCCCCGCGCCCCAAGCGGCGACCCCGCCCGCGCAGTCCCCGGAAGCGCGCCCCGTAGCCTCCTGTGCCCCTTCCCCCGCCCGGCCGGGCCTGGTGGAGCCCAAGCTGCCCGCCTGCCCGCCCTCGGTCCCCGAAGCTTCCTCTCCCGGCAGCGCCGGGCAGGGCGGGGGCTTTGGGCCGGGCACCGCGACCGCGCGGTGTAGCCGGCCGCTGAAAGCGCGCGTGGCTGTCGGAGTTGAAATGGGAAAGAAACTCTTTACAACTCCATTTTGCTTTTTACGTTTAACGAGAAACGAGAATCACTGTTTTATATTGATTAAAGTCCAGTTACACTTTGGGTAGGTTTTCTTTTAATGCGGACTTGTTGGAGACTGTGTAAGTAAGTAAAAGATTGTATTGAACGCTTAGGGGGTATgatctacggccataccaccccgAACGCGCCCGAACTCGTCTGAAAGCTTTGGGATCTGTATTGAGTGGAAAAGGGGTATTTTCcagttggggaaaaaaagacacacaaaactATAAATGATTTAAGCAATGTTGCATGAAAATAGATGCAATGTTGCTTAGTTGAAGTTGCTGTATTGATTAGGAATGACCTAAACATCTGTACCTTAGTTACTGATTGGATCTACAGTTACCGGTCGTCTTCATTGAATAGCGCTATTTGCATCCAAGTTGATTTCTTCACAAACTTTGTTTAGTAGTTTACGGTGGAAAATTGGAATCCTTTTTACCTCAGAGTTGGTTCCACTTGTGTTTTTTAATAgttctgattttaaatttttacctcTGTTGTTGActtgtttggttctttttgtcTTGAAGAAAGTCTTAAACGTTTCTTGCAGGTAAGTAGATTATATTTCACTCTGCTTTTCTGaaggagaaaaattgaaaaaccaaaaaacttccataatttaaaatgttgtgtGTGGAGAGAATGTTTCAACCACTTAGTATCACCCAGATGTGTAATGTGTACCATGTGGATGATTGTCACCTTAGATGTGGCTAGATTGGCGGAGATACTGTTTTGAGCATTTGGCACAAGTGACATTGGACTGAAAAACTAGTTTTTAATTGTAAAGAATGACTTATTGAAGGATCTCTGGATAACTTGTCTTAATTGGTTCCATCTACTTTTGTGGAGCACTGATGGCTCTTGGGGGACATTAAATATATAAGGTGCACCTTGGTTTGAGTTAAAGTCTAGTGCTAGATTTATCCTCTCTGTTCTCATAAAAATCTGTGTTGGAGGGAAGAAGAGATTAGGAATACTGTATAGTTTCTGAGTTTTAGATCTAAGAGGAATCTTTCAGGACTGGTTGTCCAACCCCATTTGCAGATGAGCAAAGTGAGTCCCAGAGACTTAAGTAAATTTCCCAAGGTTATTTATCTAGTCGGGAGCAGACCAGAACTGTCTGCTGTGTTAAGGTATTCTCCATTTACTCCCAAGCAGTTGGCCTCCAGAGTCAGCTAAAATTCAGGACTTCCAGCTTATTccattgtttcttcttttaaacCTTGTTGATGGTGAATAGTGTGGGAGAAACTGTTCATTTGCCAAAAAATTTCAGTTTATTAGCTTACACAGCACTCTCCCCTTGTTAACTGGATGGTCCTGCCTTCAATTGAGGGAGATAGATGAATGTACGAGGGTCCCTGGTTGGCCTAATCATGGCTTTaagtgtttggattttttttttttaagggaccaACTTCTAGAGCAAGGCCTACACTTTACTGCTTCAAAAACAAGATATTTAGGTCAGGCTAAGATATTTTTAGTTAACTGTGGGCACTTTTGACTATTGATTTGGGGTACTGCATGTATCAAGTAAACAATTCCCTGTGCACATGcatgtggtggtggtggagtaTTTTCGTcttgatttctttccatttgtcagttaactcctttttaaaagtttattctgGTCATATGGGGGTGTAAGTTATTAGGAGAGTAAAAACAGGTAGCTCTTCAAGTGTTTCTTGTCCATGGGGTGGAGTCCATGCAGTGACTGGAGAAGGTGCTAGTTTGCGTCTTTTTAAGTGTCTTAGAGAGCTGAGAGATGTATGTTAACTCTGAGAAGAAAGACTGATAGTTCAGCTTCTAAGAGAGCTAATTTGAAGCTGCTGGCCTTCTGTAGACAGCACCTTGGGTTTAATTGCATTGTGGTTACTAGTGATTATGATAAATAGTTCATAGTCACTGGATTTTAAAATTGGCCATATAGTTGtagttttatacttatttttatttttgaaatggagtctctgttgcccaggctggagtgcagtggtgcgatctcagctcactgcacgtctgcctcctgggttcaagcgattctcctgcctcagcccctggagtagctgggactacaggcacccaccaccattcctggctaatttttgtatttttagtagagacagggtttcaccgtgttggccaggctggtcttgaactcctgacctcaggtgatccgcctgccttggcctctcaaagtgctgggattacaggggtgagccaccacgcccacccatatttgtagttttaaaaggatcctggctgggcgcagtggctcacgcctgtaatcccagcactttgggaggccgaggcaggtggatcatgaggtctggagatcgagaccatcctggctaacacggtgaaaccccgtttctactaaaaatacaaaaaaaattagccgggcgtggtggcgggcgcctgtagtcccatctgctctggaggctgaggcaggagaatggcgtgaacccgggaggcagagcttgcagtgagctgagatcgcgccactgtgctccagcctgggcaacagagtgagactccgtctcag belongs to Pongo pygmaeus isolate AG05252 chromosome 2, NHGRI_mPonPyg2-v2.0_pri, whole genome shotgun sequence and includes:
- the TCTA gene encoding T-cell leukemia translocation-altered gene protein; its protein translation is MAESWSGQALQALPATVLGALGALGSEFLREWEAQDMRVTLFKLLLLWLVLSLLGIQLAWGFYGNTVTGLYHRPGLGGQNGSTPDGSTHFPSWEMAANEPLKTHRE